The following are encoded together in the Phenylobacterium sp. NIBR 498073 genome:
- a CDS encoding CpaD family pilus assembly lipoprotein codes for MSALRLSVLVAAAAVLSACASTSPPPELTRAQAARTPTELWTPDVQPQTAEIRLAVHAQGLSPTQQDALARFAGDWRLGGRGPITLRAPVGGPDAAMVSRATEGARATLASYGAEVRVQGYEAGGDARAPLIVGRESYAVSIPTCGRQWDNISRSATNEVQSQFGCSVTANMAAQIANPADLLGPAAIDPADAQRRDVTLGKYRKGEVTSSASDSQAKGTVSQVVN; via the coding sequence ATGAGCGCACTTCGCCTTTCCGTCCTGGTCGCCGCCGCCGCGGTTCTCAGCGCCTGCGCCAGTACGTCGCCGCCGCCGGAGCTGACCCGCGCGCAGGCCGCCCGCACCCCGACCGAACTCTGGACCCCGGACGTCCAGCCGCAGACCGCGGAGATCCGCCTGGCGGTCCACGCCCAGGGATTGTCGCCGACCCAGCAAGACGCCCTGGCTCGGTTCGCCGGCGATTGGCGGCTCGGCGGGCGCGGTCCGATCACCCTGCGCGCGCCGGTCGGCGGGCCCGACGCGGCGATGGTGTCGCGCGCGACCGAGGGCGCCCGCGCCACGCTGGCCAGCTACGGCGCCGAGGTCCGCGTCCAGGGCTACGAGGCGGGGGGCGACGCCCGCGCGCCGTTGATCGTCGGCCGCGAGAGCTACGCGGTGTCGATCCCGACCTGCGGTCGGCAGTGGGACAACATCTCACGCTCGGCGACCAACGAGGTGCAGTCGCAATTCGGCTGTTCTGTCACCGCCAACATGGCGGCCCAGATCGCCAATCCGGCCGACCTGCTCGGCCCGGCGGCCATCGATCCGGCCGACGCCCAGCGCCGCGACGTGACGCTCGGCAAGTACCGCAAGGGCGAGGTCACGTCCTCGGCCAGTGACAGTCAGGCGAAGGGCACGGTGTCGCAGGTGGTCAACTGA
- a CDS encoding type II and III secretion system protein family protein, whose amino-acid sequence MTPRRILTALAASAALLAPGAAIAQAAEAAAPAMAAGLAAQSAVVRVNLTGGTASQALNLPTGKSAIIELPVDVRDVLVTNPGVADAMLRSPRRIFILGLKNGTTDAVFFDSAGRRILALDIRVDQDPSAVAQTINRIVPGARVQVDSMNESLILSGQVANLADADRAMQIARAAVANPDRAINMMSVAGKDQVMLKVRIVEMQRNVIKQLGVNMNAVLGELGSTQFLLGTTSSFAINGALLGGGVAQVRELGGKYEGEATLKAFERVGLVRTLAEPTLSAVSGESARFLAGGEFPIPVAQDTNGAISVQFKPFGVGLGFTPVVLSSGRIALKLSTEVSELTSQGAFSVGTPGTGTTLTIPALTVRRAETAVELPSGGSMMIAGLLQEKTKQNIDSLPGMTTLPVLGALFRSRDYLAGESELVILVTPYIVDAADPKRLQTPVDGLRIADDPSTVLMGSLIKAYNANPQAQSGRSYQGPHGYVIE is encoded by the coding sequence ATGACGCCGCGCCGCATCCTCACCGCGCTCGCCGCCTCCGCCGCCCTGCTGGCGCCGGGCGCGGCCATCGCCCAGGCGGCCGAGGCCGCCGCTCCCGCCATGGCCGCGGGCCTCGCCGCCCAATCGGCGGTGGTCCGCGTCAACCTGACCGGCGGGACCGCCTCCCAGGCGCTCAACCTGCCGACCGGCAAGTCGGCGATCATCGAGCTGCCGGTCGACGTCCGCGACGTGCTGGTGACCAATCCGGGCGTCGCCGACGCCATGCTGCGCTCGCCGCGGCGGATCTTCATCCTCGGCCTCAAGAACGGCACCACCGACGCGGTGTTCTTCGACTCCGCCGGCCGCCGCATCCTGGCGCTAGACATCCGCGTCGACCAGGATCCGAGCGCTGTCGCCCAGACCATCAACCGCATCGTGCCGGGCGCCCGCGTCCAGGTCGATTCGATGAACGAGAGCCTGATCCTCTCGGGCCAGGTGGCGAACCTGGCCGACGCTGACAGGGCCATGCAGATCGCCCGCGCCGCGGTGGCCAACCCCGACCGGGCGATCAACATGATGAGCGTCGCCGGCAAGGACCAGGTGATGCTCAAGGTGCGCATCGTCGAAATGCAGCGCAACGTCATCAAGCAGCTCGGCGTCAATATGAACGCCGTGCTCGGCGAGCTGGGCAGCACCCAGTTCCTGCTCGGCACGACCTCCAGCTTCGCGATCAACGGCGCCTTGCTCGGCGGCGGCGTCGCCCAGGTCCGCGAGCTCGGCGGCAAGTATGAGGGCGAAGCCACCCTCAAGGCTTTCGAACGCGTCGGTCTGGTGCGCACCCTCGCCGAGCCGACCCTCAGCGCGGTCTCCGGCGAATCGGCCCGGTTCCTGGCCGGCGGCGAGTTTCCGATCCCGGTGGCTCAGGACACAAACGGCGCCATCAGCGTCCAGTTCAAGCCGTTCGGCGTCGGCCTCGGCTTCACCCCGGTGGTGCTGTCCTCGGGCCGCATCGCGCTGAAGCTGTCGACCGAGGTGTCGGAGCTGACCAGCCAGGGCGCATTCTCGGTCGGCACGCCCGGCACCGGCACCACCCTGACTATCCCGGCCCTGACCGTGCGGCGCGCCGAGACCGCGGTCGAGCTGCCCTCCGGCGGCTCGATGATGATCGCTGGCCTGTTGCAGGAAAAGACCAAGCAGAACATCGACAGCCTGCCCGGCATGACCACCCTGCCGGTGCTCGGCGCCCTGTTTCGTTCGCGCGACTACTTGGCCGGCGAGAGCGAGCTGGTGATCCTGGTGACGCCCTACATCGTCGACGCTGCCGACCCCAAGCGCCTGCAGACGCCGGTCGACGGTCTGCGCATCGCCGACGATCCGTCCACCGTTCTGATGGGCTCGCTGATCAAGGCCTACAACGCCAATCCCCAGGCGCAATCGGGGCGCAGCTATCAGGGGCCGCATGGCTACGTGATCGAATGA
- the cpaB gene encoding Flp pilus assembly protein CpaB encodes MGPARIALLAVAAIAAIGLAFIVRGMVTPQRPEALAAAPPPQPVVQVLVAKRELPIGTRLTPADLGWQPWPANALNAAFVTDGAAPALPAKMPDKAVQKAARAANDLVMPQGPIQAFEGAIVKEALAAGEPVVARKVVRAGQSGFMAVVLAPGMRAMAIPINAETAAGGFILPGDRVDVLQSRQDSSGGAKAMLTEVLMRNVRVLAIDQNIEPAKDSRTIVGGVATIEVPAADVEVIARGKAQGEMQLALRSYADIGGPPGRGVASRASAQGVRVFRAGQVTEVANP; translated from the coding sequence ATGGGTCCCGCCCGTATCGCCTTGTTGGCCGTCGCCGCGATCGCCGCCATTGGGCTGGCCTTCATCGTGCGCGGCATGGTCACGCCCCAGCGGCCCGAGGCGCTCGCCGCCGCGCCGCCGCCGCAACCCGTGGTCCAGGTGCTGGTCGCCAAGCGTGAGCTGCCGATCGGCACCCGCCTGACCCCCGCCGACCTCGGCTGGCAGCCCTGGCCCGCCAACGCGCTCAACGCCGCCTTCGTCACCGACGGCGCCGCGCCGGCCCTGCCGGCGAAGATGCCCGACAAGGCCGTGCAGAAGGCCGCCCGCGCCGCCAACGACCTGGTCATGCCCCAGGGGCCGATCCAGGCCTTCGAAGGCGCGATCGTCAAGGAGGCCCTCGCCGCGGGCGAGCCGGTGGTGGCGCGCAAGGTGGTCCGCGCCGGCCAGAGCGGCTTCATGGCCGTGGTGCTGGCGCCGGGCATGCGGGCCATGGCCATACCGATCAACGCCGAGACCGCGGCCGGCGGATTCATCCTGCCGGGCGACCGGGTCGACGTGCTGCAGAGCCGTCAGGACTCCAGCGGCGGCGCCAAGGCGATGCTGACCGAGGTGCTGATGCGCAACGTCCGCGTCCTGGCCATCGACCAGAACATCGAGCCGGCCAAGGACTCCCGGACCATCGTCGGCGGCGTCGCCACCATCGAAGTTCCCGCCGCCGACGTCGAGGTCATCGCCCGCGGCAAGGCCCAAGGCGAGATGCAGCTGGCCTTGCGCTCCTACGCCGACATCGGCGGCCCGCCGGGCCGCGGCGTCGCCAGCCGCGCCTCCGCCCAGGGCGTGCGCGTGTTCCGCGCCGGGCAGGTCACCGAGGTCGCCAATCCATGA
- a CDS encoding prepilin peptidase — MTLLQAALLLVFPVLVIVGALRDLTSFTIPNWISGLLILAFFPAALLVGIAPMAIGAHLLIGLGALAVGIGMFALRWIGGGDAKLFAAAALWLGAPAALSYVVMTGMAGGALALALISLRSPLLRPYVLSGPAWFGRLADPKEAVPYGVAIAAGALATFATSPLMKAWPGF; from the coding sequence ATCACGCTTCTCCAGGCCGCGTTGCTGCTCGTCTTCCCGGTGCTGGTGATCGTCGGCGCGCTGCGCGACCTGACCAGCTTCACCATCCCCAACTGGATCTCCGGCCTGCTGATTCTCGCCTTCTTCCCGGCGGCCCTGCTGGTCGGGATTGCGCCCATGGCCATCGGCGCGCACCTGCTGATCGGGCTCGGCGCGCTGGCGGTGGGCATCGGGATGTTCGCCCTGCGCTGGATCGGCGGCGGCGACGCCAAGCTGTTCGCGGCCGCCGCCCTCTGGCTCGGCGCGCCGGCCGCGCTCTCCTATGTGGTGATGACGGGCATGGCCGGCGGCGCCTTGGCGTTGGCCCTGATCAGCCTGCGCTCGCCGCTGCTGCGCCCCTACGTGCTCAGCGGCCCGGCCTGGTTCGGGCGGCTGGCCGATCCCAAGGAGGCGGTGCCCTACGGGGTGGCGATCGCGGCCGGGGCGCTGGCGACCTTCGCGACCTCGCCGCTGATGAAGGCCTGGCCTGGTTTCTAA
- a CDS encoding Flp family type IVb pilin — protein sequence MRKLLERFRVQQSGATAVEYALMAALITIVLVAALGPLSVALTEAYRTVANAFPQTPAPPPAP from the coding sequence ATGAGAAAGCTACTTGAACGGTTCCGCGTTCAGCAGTCGGGCGCGACCGCCGTCGAATACGCGCTCATGGCGGCTCTCATCACCATCGTCCTCGTCGCGGCCCTGGGGCCGTTGTCGGTCGCCCTGACCGAGGCGTACCGCACCGTCGCCAACGCCTTTCCCCAGACGCCCGCGCCTCCGCCTGCGCCATAG
- a CDS encoding Flp family type IVb pilin produces MSKFVSRFLKDESGATAIEYGLIAALIAVALVAAMGFLSDGLSSAFSDIEGTLKDPKSAT; encoded by the coding sequence ATGTCGAAGTTCGTTTCGCGCTTCCTGAAAGATGAGTCCGGCGCCACCGCCATCGAGTACGGCCTGATCGCGGCCCTGATCGCCGTGGCCCTGGTCGCGGCCATGGGCTTCCTGAGCGATGGCCTGTCGAGCGCTTTCTCGGACATCGAGGGCACTCTGAAGGATCCGAAGAGCGCGACGTAA
- a CDS encoding pilus assembly protein N-terminal domain-containing protein, whose amino-acid sequence MRRPILSLTFALAALAGAAQAAPALVVPIDQSTPLALPRGTRDVLVGNPAIADVSVIDAGKAVVSGRGYGVTNLVVIDQLGRTVLERQVVVAAPSQGRVSVIRGPRVEEYACAGGCERSGGDSAKP is encoded by the coding sequence ATGCGCCGCCCGATCCTGTCCCTGACGTTCGCCCTGGCCGCCCTCGCGGGGGCCGCCCAGGCCGCGCCGGCGCTGGTCGTCCCGATCGACCAGAGCACCCCCCTGGCCCTGCCGCGGGGGACCCGCGACGTGCTGGTCGGCAATCCGGCCATCGCCGACGTGAGCGTGATCGACGCCGGCAAGGCGGTGGTCAGCGGACGCGGCTACGGGGTCACCAACCTGGTGGTCATCGACCAGCTGGGCCGCACGGTGCTGGAGCGCCAGGTGGTGGTCGCCGCCCCCAGCCAGGGCCGGGTGTCGGTGATCCGCGGTCCGCGCGTCGAGGAGTACGCCTGCGCCGGCGGCTGCGAACGCTCGGGCGGCGATTCAGCAAAGCCTTAA
- a CDS encoding TadE/TadG family type IV pilus assembly protein: protein MPRSAIQLRAAIRRFVRSRRGATAVEFALISMPLMILVFGVLELAMILLVSATLDTATDFAARNIRTGVFQQGPSNMKGQEGFRRLVCANMSWLQQMCTQAAPEPGDPDPNPLFVEARTFDSYVAAGALQPRDPTVFDPTTFNPNQLDWCAGNPEDIVVVTTYFKWPIVTPLIRPLFKNYDGGRMISSTRLFRNEPFNPALSRRGNSTQCP, encoded by the coding sequence ATGCCGCGCTCTGCCATCCAGCTTCGCGCCGCCATTAGACGGTTCGTGCGCTCGCGCCGCGGCGCGACGGCGGTGGAGTTCGCCCTGATCAGCATGCCGCTGATGATCCTGGTCTTCGGGGTGCTGGAGCTGGCGATGATCCTGCTGGTCTCGGCGACCCTGGACACCGCCACCGACTTCGCCGCGCGCAACATCCGCACCGGGGTGTTCCAGCAGGGGCCCAGCAACATGAAGGGCCAGGAGGGCTTCCGCCGGCTGGTCTGCGCCAACATGAGCTGGCTGCAGCAGATGTGCACCCAGGCCGCGCCCGAGCCGGGCGATCCCGACCCCAACCCGCTGTTCGTCGAGGCCCGCACCTTCGACAGCTACGTCGCCGCCGGCGCCTTGCAGCCGCGCGATCCGACCGTCTTTGACCCGACCACCTTCAACCCCAATCAGCTCGACTGGTGCGCCGGGAACCCGGAGGACATCGTGGTGGTCACGACCTATTTCAAATGGCCGATCGTCACGCCGCTGATCCGCCCGCTGTTCAAGAACTATGACGGCGGCCGGATGATCAGCTCGACGCGGCTGTTCCGCAACGAGCCGTTCAATCCGGCGCTCTCCCGCCGCGGGAACAGCACCCAATGCCCGTAA
- a CDS encoding TadE/TadG family type IV pilus assembly protein: MPVRNDLIGDRRGSAAVEFAFIVPIVLALYFGMVEATQALLANRRASAVTTAVGDLVTQQAQVTSADVNGIFGASTAIMKPFSTDTLAIRVTSIEIDASGAPKQKWTMDNGRTIPATDVTTVAPTMRTPNTAVLRAETVYEYSTPFQRMLPGKFTFRHKMDLAPRAGVPIALNP; this comes from the coding sequence ATGCCCGTAAGAAACGACCTGATCGGCGACCGTCGCGGCTCGGCCGCCGTCGAGTTCGCCTTCATCGTGCCGATCGTGCTGGCGCTCTATTTCGGCATGGTCGAGGCGACCCAGGCGCTGCTGGCCAACCGCCGGGCCAGCGCGGTCACCACCGCGGTCGGCGACCTAGTGACCCAGCAGGCCCAGGTGACGAGCGCCGACGTCAACGGCATCTTCGGCGCCAGCACCGCGATCATGAAGCCGTTCTCGACCGACACCCTGGCGATCCGGGTGACCAGCATCGAGATCGACGCCAGCGGCGCCCCAAAGCAGAAGTGGACCATGGACAACGGCCGCACCATTCCGGCCACCGACGTGACCACCGTCGCCCCCACCATGCGCACCCCGAACACCGCGGTGCTGCGCGCCGAGACCGTCTACGAGTACTCCACGCCGTTCCAGCGGATGCTGCCGGGCAAGTTCACCTTCCGGCACAAGATGGACCTGGCGCCGCGCGCCGGCGTGCCGATCGCGCTCAACCCCTGA
- a CDS encoding aminotransferase class IV, whose amino-acid sequence MIPLDDRGLLLGDGLFETLLAVGGALVDPRPHLERMAAGCAALGLPPLDRAAAEAAMAQALAGLEAPRAAVRLTLTAGSGGRGLDRPQAPAVRLLASAAPAPAPQDPADLITSTVRRNELSPASRLKTLSYLDNVLARAQAREAGMDEALMLNTRGDVACAAAANVFWLWGGRLYTPGLDCGVLAGTMRAKVIAASAGQGLNVVETRSGLAELARADAVFLTNSLIGVRQARSLDGFAWDHSPLVAALAAAVRG is encoded by the coding sequence ATGATCCCGCTCGACGACCGCGGCCTGCTGCTCGGCGACGGCCTGTTCGAAACCCTGCTGGCCGTGGGCGGCGCCCTCGTCGATCCCCGGCCGCACCTCGAACGCATGGCCGCCGGCTGCGCGGCCCTCGGCCTGCCGCCGCTCGACCGCGCCGCGGCCGAAGCGGCCATGGCCCAGGCGCTCGCCGGATTGGAAGCCCCCCGCGCGGCGGTGCGCCTGACCCTCACCGCCGGGTCCGGCGGCCGCGGTCTGGATCGGCCGCAGGCGCCGGCCGTGCGCCTCCTCGCCTCGGCCGCTCCGGCCCCGGCCCCGCAGGACCCGGCCGACCTGATCACCAGCACCGTCCGCCGCAACGAGCTCTCGCCCGCCTCGCGGCTGAAGACGCTGTCCTATCTCGATAACGTCCTGGCCCGGGCGCAGGCGCGCGAGGCCGGCATGGACGAGGCGCTGATGCTCAACACCCGCGGCGACGTCGCCTGCGCGGCGGCGGCCAATGTCTTCTGGCTGTGGGGCGGACGGCTCTACACGCCGGGGCTCGACTGCGGCGTGCTGGCCGGAACCATGCGGGCGAAGGTGATCGCGGCGTCGGCGGGGCAGGGACTGAACGTCGTCGAGACCCGCTCGGGGCTCGCCGAGCTGGCCCGCGCCGACGCGGTGTTCCTGACCAACAGCCTGATCGGCGTGCGCCAGGCCAGGTCGCTGGACGGCTTCGCCTGGGATCATTCGCCGCTGGTCGCGGCGCTCGCCGCCGCGGTCAGGGGTTGA
- the pabB gene encoding aminodeoxychorismate synthase, component I has protein sequence MTCVVQLSAPWREPAEVLSAFAGEPWALGLVTGGTGARWSYVARAPSATLTHRAGEAGQPFARLRDLLGPPAAPATDGPPFQGGVVGLAAYELGDHVEALGLARQPDWPDLAAARYDALLAFDRRAGKVIAVGRAGDHDTAQARARAALGWLDAAPRAPRGGVLAGPLQASDAAAYEAAVEEVVARIRAGEIFQANIARAWTCALAAGVQPFDLFARLLDQSAAPFAAYLRLPGLALVSNSPERFLQVREGAAQTKPIKGTRPRGADPASDAALAAELLASDKDRAENLMIVDLMRNDLARVCAPGSVKVPALWALESFANVHHLVSTVTGALSPGRDALDLLAAAFPPGSITGAPKVQAMKVIAELETPRGPYCGSLFWAGADGGFDSSVLIRTAACVQTAGGWRVEARAGAGIVEGSDPHAERLETEAKIAALANALTEAPPA, from the coding sequence ATGACCTGCGTCGTCCAGCTTTCCGCGCCCTGGCGCGAACCGGCCGAGGTGCTCAGCGCCTTCGCCGGCGAGCCGTGGGCGCTGGGCCTGGTCACCGGCGGGACGGGCGCGCGATGGTCCTATGTCGCCCGCGCGCCGTCCGCGACCCTGACGCACCGCGCCGGCGAGGCCGGCCAGCCGTTCGCCCGCCTGCGGGATCTGCTCGGCCCGCCGGCGGCGCCGGCGACGGACGGCCCGCCGTTCCAGGGCGGCGTGGTGGGCCTGGCCGCCTACGAGCTTGGCGACCACGTCGAGGCGCTGGGCCTGGCGCGCCAGCCGGACTGGCCCGATCTCGCCGCCGCCCGCTACGACGCCCTGCTGGCCTTCGACCGCCGGGCCGGGAAGGTGATCGCCGTCGGCCGCGCCGGCGACCACGATACGGCGCAGGCCCGCGCCCGCGCCGCGCTCGGCTGGCTGGACGCCGCCCCGCGCGCGCCCCGCGGCGGCGTCCTCGCCGGGCCGCTGCAGGCGAGCGACGCGGCCGCCTACGAGGCGGCGGTCGAGGAGGTCGTCGCCCGCATCCGCGCCGGCGAGATCTTCCAGGCCAACATCGCCCGCGCCTGGACCTGCGCGCTGGCGGCGGGCGTGCAGCCCTTCGACCTCTTCGCCCGGCTGCTGGACCAGAGCGCCGCGCCGTTCGCCGCCTATCTGCGCCTGCCGGGCCTGGCCCTGGTCTCCAACTCGCCCGAGCGCTTCCTCCAGGTCCGTGAGGGCGCGGCGCAGACCAAGCCCATCAAGGGCACCCGGCCGCGCGGCGCCGACCCGGCGAGCGACGCCGCCCTCGCCGCCGAGCTGCTCGCCAGCGACAAGGACCGGGCCGAGAACCTGATGATCGTCGACCTGATGCGCAACGACCTGGCCCGCGTCTGCGCGCCGGGCAGCGTCAAGGTCCCCGCGCTCTGGGCGCTGGAGAGCTTCGCCAACGTCCACCACCTGGTCTCCACCGTCACCGGCGCGCTGAGCCCGGGCCGCGACGCCCTCGACCTGCTGGCCGCGGCCTTTCCGCCCGGCTCGATCACCGGCGCGCCCAAGGTCCAGGCGATGAAGGTGATCGCCGAGCTGGAGACCCCGCGCGGTCCCTATTGCGGTTCGCTGTTCTGGGCCGGCGCGGACGGCGGCTTCGATTCCAGCGTCCTGATCCGCACCGCCGCCTGCGTGCAGACCGCCGGCGGCTGGCGGGTGGAGGCGCGGGCCGGGGCCGGAATCGTCGAGGGCAGCGACCCGCACGCCGAGCGCCTGGAGACGGAAGCCAAGATCGCAGCCCTGGCCAATGCGCTCACGGAGGCGCCCCCCGCATGA
- a CDS encoding MFS transporter, which translates to MSTVEASGSGSVADLPIDAEVMGDGRLNRGGVAWSLFEGARNPYVILITIYIFMPYVAGVMVGDPVRGQEVISQWSQYAGWAVMLTAPLLGASIDQLGPRKGWLALIVGLMVPMMVALWWARPDHSGLSVTMVMLLVTAIGLLFAFSEVLHNSLLVRAAGLGAAHKASGLALALGNLTSVVALGFTAWAFALPGKVDWAWVPAAPLFGLDPASHEPERVVALLAAGIFALGALPLFLFTPDAPKTGIPMLTAFRSGAVQLVRMVATVRRYKDAAVYLVSRMFYVDGMNAILIYAGLYAIGVMKWGALEMLMYGIVLSVLAVLGGFVGRWLDAGLGPKGAVRVEIFMSLLGIIALLGMAPDRILYFWAYDVAAHPPMWDGPVFRTLPEWIYILISFSNAVFITAQYASSRTMLTRITPPDQTGAFFGVYALSGVATGWLGPMMVNWGTKATHSQQGGFAMVTILLAIGFVGLLFVRGGGRRI; encoded by the coding sequence TTGAGTACAGTCGAAGCCAGCGGATCGGGGTCGGTCGCCGACCTCCCGATCGACGCCGAAGTCATGGGGGACGGCCGCCTGAACCGCGGCGGGGTCGCCTGGTCGCTGTTCGAGGGCGCCCGCAATCCCTACGTGATCCTGATCACCATCTACATCTTCATGCCCTATGTGGCGGGCGTGATGGTCGGCGACCCGGTGCGCGGCCAGGAGGTGATCTCCCAATGGAGCCAGTACGCCGGCTGGGCGGTGATGCTGACCGCGCCGTTGCTCGGCGCCTCGATCGACCAGCTGGGCCCGCGCAAGGGCTGGCTGGCCCTGATCGTAGGGCTGATGGTCCCGATGATGGTCGCGCTGTGGTGGGCCAGGCCCGACCACAGCGGCCTCAGCGTCACCATGGTCATGCTGCTGGTCACCGCCATCGGCCTGCTGTTTGCGTTCAGCGAGGTGCTGCACAATTCGCTGCTGGTCCGCGCTGCGGGCTTAGGCGCGGCGCACAAGGCCTCGGGCCTGGCTCTGGCGCTCGGCAACCTCACCTCGGTGGTGGCCCTGGGCTTCACCGCCTGGGCCTTCGCCCTGCCGGGAAAGGTCGACTGGGCCTGGGTGCCTGCCGCGCCGCTGTTCGGGCTCGATCCGGCCAGCCATGAGCCCGAGCGGGTGGTGGCGCTGCTCGCCGCCGGCATCTTCGCGCTCGGCGCCTTGCCGCTGTTCCTGTTCACGCCCGACGCGCCGAAGACCGGGATTCCGATGCTCACCGCGTTCCGCAGCGGCGCGGTCCAGTTGGTGCGGATGGTCGCCACCGTGCGCCGCTACAAGGACGCGGCCGTCTATCTGGTCAGCCGGATGTTCTATGTCGACGGCATGAACGCCATCCTCATCTACGCTGGGCTCTACGCCATCGGCGTGATGAAGTGGGGCGCGCTGGAGATGCTGATGTACGGCATCGTCCTCTCCGTCCTGGCGGTGCTCGGCGGCTTCGTCGGCCGCTGGCTGGACGCCGGCCTCGGCCCCAAGGGCGCGGTGCGCGTCGAGATCTTCATGTCGCTGCTCGGCATCATCGCCCTGTTGGGCATGGCCCCGGACAGGATCCTCTATTTCTGGGCCTACGACGTCGCCGCCCATCCGCCGATGTGGGACGGGCCGGTGTTCCGCACCCTGCCGGAGTGGATCTACATACTGATCAGCTTCTCCAATGCGGTGTTCATCACCGCCCAGTACGCCTCCAGCCGCACCATGCTGACGCGGATCACCCCGCCCGATCAGACCGGCGCCTTCTTCGGGGTCTATGCGCTGTCGGGCGTCGCCACCGGCTGGCTCGGGCCGATGATGGTCAACTGGGGCACCAAGGCGACCCACAGCCAGCAGGGCGGCTTCGCCATGGTGACGATCCTGCTGGCCATCGGCTTCGTCGGCCTGCTGTTCGTGCGCGGGGGCGGCCGGCGCATCTGA